One genomic window of Phycisphaerales bacterium includes the following:
- a CDS encoding MFS transporter: MPVSPPEAQLEHATESAPDAPDLLPSQPAQPSPFYGPVIAAACTIALVATAPGQTVVVSQFNDSFTTTLGLSATQLSTAYLVGTVTAAMPLTFVGAIADKFGPRRVMFVIALLFGGACIAAGQARSLPVLTLCFFGLRFLGQGSLSMLSGHILALWYERKLGTINGLKMVFAQGGFALTPLIAIGLIQWIGWRWAYAALGVLVWLIVLPLAAFVLRDRPEEKGQQIDGDAAPYEPDESATPEKPKHPDPAFTLKQTVSTRAFWILAGAMVLSGFTGTALLFHAQPILIARGLDPALSAAMSMSWALAVAALVLPVGYLADRVPPRGLLALAALLMAASPGLVIVADSAVLLCAAMALYGMAMAIGSAVGVPTVARYFGRRHHGSIRGFLTFLGVAGTGLGPVVLGVSLDYFGGFAAGLALCAALAVALAFASMTLRRPLGATEVART; this comes from the coding sequence ATGCCAGTTTCTCCGCCCGAAGCCCAGCTCGAACATGCGACCGAGTCAGCGCCCGACGCCCCGGACCTTCTTCCCTCCCAACCGGCGCAGCCGAGCCCTTTTTACGGCCCCGTCATCGCCGCGGCGTGCACCATCGCCCTGGTCGCCACCGCGCCCGGGCAGACGGTCGTCGTCAGCCAGTTCAACGATTCCTTCACGACGACGCTCGGCCTGAGCGCGACGCAGCTCAGCACGGCCTACCTCGTCGGCACCGTCACGGCCGCGATGCCGCTGACCTTCGTCGGTGCCATTGCAGATAAGTTCGGCCCGCGCCGCGTGATGTTCGTCATCGCCCTGCTCTTCGGCGGCGCCTGCATCGCCGCGGGCCAGGCCCGCTCGCTGCCCGTGCTGACCCTGTGCTTCTTCGGCCTGCGCTTCCTGGGCCAGGGTTCCCTTTCCATGCTCAGCGGGCACATACTCGCGCTGTGGTACGAGCGCAAGCTCGGCACGATCAACGGCCTGAAGATGGTCTTCGCCCAGGGTGGCTTCGCGCTCACGCCGCTCATCGCCATCGGGCTCATCCAATGGATCGGCTGGCGCTGGGCCTACGCGGCGCTGGGTGTCCTTGTCTGGCTCATCGTCCTGCCGCTCGCCGCGTTCGTCCTTCGCGACCGCCCCGAAGAGAAGGGCCAGCAGATCGACGGTGACGCTGCGCCGTACGAGCCCGATGAGTCTGCGACTCCCGAGAAGCCAAAGCACCCCGATCCAGCGTTCACGCTGAAGCAGACCGTCTCGACGCGCGCCTTCTGGATCCTCGCGGGCGCGATGGTCCTCAGCGGCTTCACGGGCACGGCGCTCCTGTTCCACGCCCAGCCGATCCTGATCGCCCGCGGCCTCGACCCCGCGCTCTCGGCGGCGATGAGCATGAGCTGGGCCCTGGCCGTCGCCGCGCTCGTCCTGCCCGTCGGCTACCTGGCCGACCGCGTGCCCCCGCGCGGCCTGCTCGCGCTCGCCGCGTTGCTCATGGCCGCCAGCCCCGGGCTGGTCATCGTCGCCGACTCGGCCGTGCTGCTGTGCGCCGCGATGGCGCTGTACGGCATGGCGATGGCGATCGGCTCGGCGGTGGGGGTGCCAACGGTCGCCCGCTACTTCGGCCGCCGCCACCACGGCAGCATCCGCGGGTTTCTGACTTTTCTCGGCGTCGCCGGCACGGGCCTCGGCCCGGTGGTGCTGGGCGTGAGCCTGGACTACTTCGGCGGCTTTGCCGCCGGGCTGGCGCTCTGCGCCGCGCTCGCGGTCGCGCTCGCGTTCGCGAGCATGACGCTGCGGCGCCCGCTGGGGGCCACCGAGGTCGCCCGCACGTAG
- a CDS encoding YifB family Mg chelatase-like AAA ATPase, which translates to MPSKTRSFLLQGVDATPCEVEVDLDDAALAKETIVGLPDAAIRESIERVRAAMTNTGYQFPNGRLVINLAPAHLRKEGPIYDLPIAIALLHATGVLRGHTPDDSPPRMHHCMIAGELALDGRVRPVRGVIAMADLARQENLDAVIVPAENAAEAAVAGPTTYGVRTLAEVVGLLNGVLDIEPQSPPDLESMLHAAQAPIDFAEVRGQEAVKRAIVIAAAGGHNVVMLGPAGTGKTMMARALPGVLPPMSSGEAIEITRIHSAAGELPPGQGLVASRPVRTPHHTASAASIVGGGVVPRPGEVSLATHGILFMDELPEFPRSVLETLRQPLEDHQVTISRSRGTVRFPADFLFVAAMNPAPGGSAGTSAAGIKAAERYRARISGPLLDRIDIHVEAPAVPWKELSATSANGTTDSAMMRDRVLRARKVQASRQGEGALNGRLRGKQLDTLAPMSEPARALLGQAIAELGLSARAYDKVRRVARTVADLEGAEGLDVQHVAEAVQYRLLDRA; encoded by the coding sequence ATGCCGTCCAAGACCCGATCATTCCTGCTCCAGGGCGTCGATGCCACGCCCTGTGAGGTCGAGGTCGACCTCGACGATGCGGCCCTGGCGAAGGAAACGATCGTCGGCCTTCCCGATGCGGCGATCCGAGAGTCGATCGAGCGCGTCCGGGCGGCCATGACCAATACGGGCTATCAGTTCCCGAACGGCCGGCTCGTCATTAATCTCGCGCCCGCCCACCTCCGCAAGGAGGGGCCGATCTACGACCTCCCCATCGCCATTGCGCTGCTCCACGCCACCGGGGTGCTTCGAGGCCACACCCCCGACGACAGCCCGCCGAGGATGCACCACTGCATGATCGCCGGCGAGCTCGCGCTCGACGGGCGTGTTCGGCCCGTTCGTGGCGTCATCGCCATGGCCGATCTTGCCCGGCAGGAGAACCTCGACGCCGTCATCGTCCCGGCCGAGAACGCCGCCGAGGCCGCCGTCGCCGGCCCCACCACCTACGGCGTGCGCACCCTTGCGGAAGTCGTCGGACTGCTCAACGGCGTGCTCGACATCGAGCCGCAGAGCCCGCCCGACCTCGAGTCGATGCTCCACGCCGCCCAGGCGCCCATCGACTTCGCCGAAGTGCGAGGCCAGGAGGCCGTCAAGCGGGCGATCGTGATCGCGGCGGCGGGCGGGCACAACGTCGTGATGCTCGGGCCGGCGGGCACGGGCAAGACCATGATGGCGCGCGCCCTGCCGGGCGTGCTGCCACCGATGAGCTCGGGCGAGGCCATCGAGATCACGCGCATTCACTCCGCCGCGGGCGAGCTCCCGCCGGGCCAGGGCCTCGTCGCCAGCCGGCCGGTCCGCACGCCGCACCACACCGCATCGGCGGCCTCCATCGTGGGCGGCGGCGTGGTCCCAAGGCCGGGCGAGGTCTCGCTGGCTACCCACGGCATCCTTTTCATGGACGAGCTGCCCGAGTTTCCCCGGTCGGTCCTCGAGACCCTCCGCCAGCCGCTCGAAGACCACCAGGTCACGATCTCCAGGTCACGCGGCACGGTTCGCTTCCCGGCCGACTTCCTGTTCGTCGCGGCGATGAATCCCGCCCCCGGCGGCTCGGCCGGCACGTCGGCCGCGGGCATCAAGGCCGCCGAGCGGTACCGGGCCCGCATCAGCGGCCCGCTGCTCGACCGCATCGACATCCACGTCGAGGCGCCCGCCGTCCCGTGGAAGGAGCTTTCGGCGACGAGCGCGAACGGCACGACCGACTCGGCGATGATGCGCGACCGCGTGCTGCGGGCCCGCAAGGTCCAGGCCTCGCGCCAGGGCGAAGGCGCGCTCAACGGCCGCCTGCGGGGCAAGCAACTCGACACCCTCGCCCCGATGAGCGAGCCCGCCCGCGCGTTGCTCGGCCAGGCGATCGCCGAGCTCGGCCTGTCGGCTCGCGCGTACGACAAGGTCCGCCGGGTCGCTCGCACCGTCGCCGACCTCGAGGGCGCCGAGGGCTTGGACGTCCAGCACGTCGCCGAGGCGGTCCAGTACCGGCTGCTCGACCGGGCTTGA
- a CDS encoding DNA translocase FtsK 4TM domain-containing protein, protein MASRVTDDEGAALAPVLRWVAWLVVSALWLFIAASLVGFDAADAPGFAAWPANDPAANWMGGIGALIAYWSYYTVGLGAWVFLAGLALLIGLHFGGARVDHPLIRIVGVVVIAIAGAGVQAVLLPSTARLPDLPGGVIGFVGSAELREHFNVAGTLLWMLVACVIGVIVAYDRWIVPAGAGLLRQAGWLGRTAGGGASSVRGVLPAIGAWFADLGERLKPVKRAPVRVNDLDDDERMRPKVQRRKKAEARAKRIEKDIATDEGELDEDELEDEYEEEYEDEEEDEAYEEDEYEDEEDEEEPEEEELEEEDDEVGAPQVFSEDRLREKIQKMPVLFANQNRSVAKEEDLRDLQGVELEGYRFPGLDLLEEPEEDFNDKLDEMVREGAEALERALHEYRIKGEVVGIESGPVITLYDVRLAPGTKVNQLNAVSSDIARALKAVNVRIVANQVGRDTVGIEVPNPTKEKVRLKELMGRPEKFQGMKLPMFLGKDASGEPLIADLTKMPHVLIAGTTGSGKSVCMNTIIMSFLYTKKPNELRLVLVDPKMVEMSQFKDIPHLMCPVVTEMHKAAAILEWAVTKMDERYELLAEAGCRDISSYNDLDWEEIKERLGHETDEQAARVPRKLPYMVFIIDELADLMMTNKEVEGAIVRIAQKARAVGIHLILATQRPQANVVTGLIKGNMPCRITFKVASGLDSRIILDQKGGELLLGQGDMLFLSPSNHKLMRSQGTLVDDIEIRRVVKFVREVAGPSFERQIMQLGQPEGGLSDDDRLLQSANNNSASLRRALKDPLFDRAVEIVLETKRGSVSLLQRRLAIGYTRASRLIDLMGIAGVISDHKGSVARDVKISPEEWAAMKDLAAKDAAADPDDSDLAGYEDEPFDDEASVEVEVVGTLDGEEEAAEPEARDGVDEEDDEDVEEDEEDEDVEEEDDELEEDEDELDDEEADEEEDDEEEDEEEYEEDEDGDEEEEEEEYEDDDEEYEEDDDEEYEEEDEEEYEEDGDEEAADEEDVEDEEELEEEEDEEEPPFEPDPPRVVSKPAASASKRRRR, encoded by the coding sequence ATGGCATCTCGGGTCACGGATGACGAAGGGGCGGCGCTGGCGCCCGTGCTGCGCTGGGTTGCGTGGCTGGTGGTCAGCGCGCTGTGGCTGTTCATCGCGGCCAGCCTCGTCGGGTTCGACGCGGCCGATGCTCCGGGCTTCGCGGCCTGGCCGGCCAACGACCCGGCGGCCAACTGGATGGGCGGCATCGGGGCGCTGATCGCCTACTGGTCGTACTACACGGTCGGGCTGGGGGCGTGGGTGTTCCTGGCCGGGCTGGCGCTGCTCATCGGGCTGCACTTCGGCGGGGCTCGGGTCGACCACCCGCTCATCCGCATCGTGGGCGTGGTCGTCATCGCCATCGCGGGAGCGGGCGTGCAGGCCGTCCTGCTGCCGTCGACGGCCCGATTGCCCGACCTGCCCGGCGGCGTGATCGGCTTCGTGGGCTCGGCCGAGCTTCGCGAGCACTTCAACGTCGCGGGCACCTTGCTCTGGATGCTGGTTGCCTGCGTGATCGGCGTCATCGTGGCGTACGACCGGTGGATCGTGCCCGCGGGCGCGGGACTGCTGCGGCAGGCGGGCTGGCTCGGCCGTACGGCCGGCGGTGGCGCGAGCTCGGTGCGAGGCGTGCTGCCCGCGATCGGTGCGTGGTTCGCCGACCTCGGCGAGAGGCTGAAGCCCGTGAAGCGCGCGCCGGTTCGCGTCAACGACCTGGACGACGACGAGCGGATGCGCCCGAAGGTCCAGAGGCGCAAGAAGGCCGAGGCACGCGCCAAGCGCATCGAGAAGGACATCGCCACCGACGAGGGCGAGCTGGACGAAGACGAGCTCGAGGACGAGTACGAAGAGGAATACGAGGACGAGGAAGAAGACGAGGCGTACGAAGAGGACGAGTACGAAGACGAGGAAGACGAAGAAGAGCCCGAGGAAGAGGAGCTCGAGGAAGAAGACGACGAGGTCGGAGCGCCCCAGGTGTTCAGCGAGGATCGCCTGCGCGAGAAGATCCAGAAGATGCCCGTGCTCTTCGCCAATCAGAACCGCTCGGTGGCCAAGGAAGAGGACCTGCGCGACCTCCAGGGCGTCGAGCTCGAGGGCTACAGGTTCCCCGGCCTCGACCTGCTCGAAGAGCCCGAGGAAGACTTCAACGACAAGCTCGACGAGATGGTGCGCGAGGGGGCCGAGGCGCTCGAGCGTGCCCTGCACGAGTACCGCATCAAGGGCGAGGTCGTGGGCATCGAGAGCGGGCCGGTCATTACCTTGTACGACGTACGGCTGGCGCCGGGCACGAAGGTCAATCAGCTCAACGCCGTGAGTAGCGACATCGCGCGGGCGCTCAAGGCCGTCAACGTACGCATCGTGGCCAACCAGGTCGGCCGTGACACGGTGGGCATCGAGGTGCCCAACCCCACCAAGGAGAAGGTGCGCCTGAAGGAGCTCATGGGCCGGCCCGAGAAGTTCCAGGGCATGAAGCTGCCGATGTTCCTGGGCAAGGACGCGTCGGGCGAGCCGCTCATCGCCGACCTGACCAAGATGCCCCACGTGCTGATCGCCGGCACGACGGGAAGCGGCAAGTCGGTGTGCATGAACACGATCATCATGTCGTTCCTGTACACCAAGAAGCCCAACGAACTGCGGCTCGTCTTGGTCGACCCGAAGATGGTCGAGATGAGCCAGTTCAAGGACATCCCGCACCTGATGTGCCCGGTGGTCACCGAGATGCACAAGGCCGCGGCGATCCTCGAGTGGGCCGTCACGAAGATGGACGAGCGGTACGAGTTGCTCGCCGAGGCCGGCTGCCGCGACATCTCGAGCTACAACGATCTCGACTGGGAGGAGATCAAGGAGCGCCTCGGCCACGAGACCGACGAGCAGGCCGCGCGTGTGCCGCGCAAGCTGCCGTATATGGTTTTTATCATCGACGAGCTGGCCGACCTGATGATGACCAACAAGGAGGTCGAAGGCGCCATCGTCCGCATCGCGCAGAAGGCCCGCGCGGTCGGCATCCACCTCATCCTCGCGACGCAGCGCCCGCAGGCCAACGTCGTCACGGGCCTGATCAAGGGCAACATGCCCTGCCGGATCACGTTCAAGGTCGCCAGCGGTCTCGACAGCCGGATCATTCTCGACCAGAAGGGCGGCGAGCTGCTGCTGGGCCAGGGCGACATGCTCTTCCTGAGCCCGAGCAACCACAAGCTGATGAGGAGTCAAGGCACGCTGGTGGACGACATCGAGATCCGCCGCGTCGTGAAGTTCGTGCGCGAGGTCGCGGGGCCGAGCTTCGAGCGGCAGATCATGCAGCTCGGCCAGCCCGAGGGCGGCCTGAGCGACGACGACCGCCTGCTCCAGAGCGCCAACAACAACTCCGCCAGCCTACGCCGTGCGTTGAAGGACCCGCTCTTCGACCGCGCCGTCGAGATCGTGCTGGAGACCAAGCGTGGCAGCGTGAGCCTCTTGCAGCGTCGCCTGGCCATCGGCTACACGCGGGCGAGCCGGCTGATCGACCTCATGGGCATCGCCGGGGTCATCAGCGACCACAAGGGCAGCGTCGCGCGCGACGTCAAGATCTCGCCCGAGGAGTGGGCGGCCATGAAGGACCTGGCCGCGAAGGACGCAGCGGCGGATCCGGACGACAGCGATCTTGCTGGATACGAAGACGAGCCGTTCGATGATGAGGCGAGCGTCGAGGTCGAGGTCGTCGGCACGCTCGACGGTGAAGAGGAAGCGGCCGAGCCCGAGGCTCGCGATGGCGTCGACGAAGAAGATGATGAAGACGTCGAGGAAGACGAAGAAGACGAGGACGTAGAGGAAGAAGACGACGAGCTCGAAGAGGACGAGGACGAGCTCGACGACGAGGAAGCTGACGAAGAAGAGGACGACGAGGAAGAAGACGAAGAGGAGTACGAGGAAGACGAAGACGGCGACGAAGAGGAAGAGGAAGAGGAGTACGAAGACGACGACGAGGAATACGAGGAAGACGACGACGAGGAATACGAGGAAGAGGACGAGGAGGAGTATGAGGAAGACGGCGACGAAGAGGCCGCCGACGAAGAAGATGTTGAAGACGAAGAAGAACTCGAAGAAGAAGAGGACGAGGAAGAGCCCCCCTTCGAGCCCGACCCGCCACGCGTCGTGAGCAAGCCCGCGGCGAGCGCGTCGAAGCGCCGGCGGCGCTAA
- the accB gene encoding acetyl-CoA carboxylase biotin carboxyl carrier protein: protein MIDIDRLRQLVDLMVEHDLTEVDVSDEDQSITIKRGTGGAFQVSPQPQAFAPQAAPAPQAAAPASGAAPADDGLVAIESPMVGTFYSAPDPDSPEFVSSGASISPDSVVCLVEAMKVFNEIKAEMAGTVERVCVKNGDAVEFGQPLFMVRPA, encoded by the coding sequence ATGATCGATATCGACCGGCTTCGCCAACTCGTGGACCTGATGGTGGAGCACGACCTGACCGAGGTCGACGTGAGCGACGAAGACCAGTCCATCACCATCAAGCGCGGCACGGGGGGCGCGTTCCAGGTCTCGCCCCAGCCGCAGGCGTTCGCGCCCCAGGCCGCCCCCGCGCCGCAGGCCGCCGCCCCTGCCTCGGGCGCGGCCCCTGCAGACGACGGCCTGGTGGCCATCGAGTCGCCCATGGTGGGCACGTTCTACTCGGCGCCCGATCCCGACTCGCCCGAGTTCGTCAGCTCGGGCGCGTCGATCTCGCCCGACAGCGTGGTGTGCCTGGTCGAGGCCATGAAGGTCTTCAACGAGATCAAGGCCGAGATGGCGGGGACCGTTGAACGCGTCTGCGTGAAGAATGGCGACGCCGTCGAGTTCGGCCAGCCGCTGTTCATGGTGAGGCCGGCCTAG
- a CDS encoding aldehyde dehydrogenase family protein: protein MAASTQQNLEAAKTLTGLTKAMVPPAFAPKDAGPRRTFQATSPATGTPAGPKVEASTPQEVSGAAMAAWAAYHGMMEIDASERAAMLEAIADAVHGLGDDLVKLAANETGFSAVRIVAERERLMLVLRMFAAAVRDRAFDHSSIDTAEPSRRPLPKPDLRRFRRGIGPVAIFGPANQPLTGGALGADAVSALAAGCPIVCKSHPEHPLTDAMIARVAMMACSAKGAPPGLITLVHADAEGEAALLETLVEHPCMRGLSFVGSKQAADEIAGAVSCRSPGMVFSASIGTINPVFVLPGALETNGPTIAERLFQSCVNVAGQTCTRPSVVVLQRGAEAEVFAKQLASMFDQMPAAKMRGPRIRSRFMQDVAALLDTKGVRLEGGAFHAADQEAGKAAIVNGCLLRCAGDVFVRESIVRQEVFGPAMVLVMADDAAGVLAAASAVGGALTGSIWMGTTDGNVGRRLAGTLEHRVGRLVFNATPTGLELCPSLVHGGPYPASQGVPATSVGTDAAGRWLRDVSYQNAPEAVLPKELRSANPLGVARLEDGVLVDGSQDDEPVGDELSEPHEPTKAA, encoded by the coding sequence GTGGCCGCGTCGACGCAGCAAAACCTTGAAGCAGCGAAGACCCTCACCGGGCTCACCAAGGCGATGGTGCCTCCCGCCTTTGCGCCCAAGGACGCCGGGCCGCGCCGCACGTTCCAGGCCACAAGCCCCGCAACGGGAACGCCCGCCGGCCCGAAGGTCGAGGCCTCGACGCCGCAGGAGGTGAGCGGCGCCGCGATGGCGGCCTGGGCGGCGTATCACGGCATGATGGAGATCGATGCGAGCGAGCGTGCGGCGATGCTCGAGGCGATCGCCGACGCGGTCCATGGCTTGGGCGACGATCTCGTGAAACTCGCGGCCAACGAGACGGGGTTCAGCGCGGTTCGGATCGTGGCGGAGCGCGAGCGGCTGATGCTGGTGCTCAGGATGTTTGCGGCCGCAGTACGCGACCGGGCGTTTGATCACTCGAGCATCGACACCGCCGAGCCGAGCCGCCGGCCGCTTCCGAAGCCCGATCTGCGGCGGTTCCGTCGTGGCATCGGGCCGGTGGCCATCTTCGGCCCGGCGAATCAACCGCTGACAGGCGGGGCGCTCGGGGCCGACGCGGTCTCGGCGCTCGCGGCCGGCTGCCCGATCGTGTGCAAGAGCCATCCCGAGCATCCGCTGACCGACGCGATGATCGCACGCGTGGCGATGATGGCCTGCTCGGCGAAGGGGGCGCCGCCCGGGCTGATCACGCTCGTCCATGCCGACGCAGAGGGCGAGGCGGCGTTGCTCGAGACGCTGGTCGAGCACCCGTGCATGCGAGGCTTGTCGTTCGTGGGATCGAAGCAGGCCGCCGACGAGATCGCCGGCGCCGTCTCGTGCCGGTCTCCCGGCATGGTGTTCTCGGCCTCCATCGGCACGATCAACCCGGTGTTCGTGCTGCCCGGCGCCCTCGAAACGAACGGGCCGACGATCGCGGAGCGGTTGTTCCAGTCTTGCGTGAACGTGGCGGGGCAGACGTGCACGCGACCGAGCGTCGTGGTGCTGCAGCGCGGGGCCGAGGCGGAGGTCTTCGCCAAGCAACTCGCGTCGATGTTCGACCAGATGCCGGCGGCGAAGATGCGCGGGCCGCGCATCCGGTCGAGGTTCATGCAGGACGTCGCGGCGCTGCTCGATACCAAGGGCGTGCGTCTCGAAGGCGGCGCCTTCCACGCCGCCGACCAGGAAGCCGGCAAGGCCGCGATCGTGAACGGGTGCCTGCTCCGGTGCGCCGGCGACGTGTTCGTGCGCGAGTCGATCGTGCGGCAGGAGGTGTTCGGGCCGGCGATGGTGCTGGTGATGGCCGACGATGCCGCCGGCGTGCTCGCTGCGGCGAGCGCCGTGGGCGGTGCGCTCACCGGCTCGATCTGGATGGGAACGACCGACGGGAACGTGGGCCGCCGGCTGGCCGGCACGCTGGAGCACCGCGTGGGTCGCCTGGTCTTCAACGCTACGCCGACCGGATTGGAACTCTGCCCGTCGCTGGTGCATGGCGGCCCCTACCCCGCCAGCCAGGGCGTGCCGGCGACGTCGGTCGGGACCGATGCGGCCGGTCGCTGGCTTCGCGACGTGTCGTACCAGAACGCGCCCGAGGCCGTGCTTCCCAAGGAGCTCCGCTCGGCCAACCCGCTCGGGGTCGCTCGGCTCGAGGACGGGGTGCTGGTCGACGGCTCGCAGGACGACGAGCCGGTTGGCGATGAGCTTTCCGAGCCGCACGAGCCGACGAAGGCGGCCTAG
- a CDS encoding PEP-CTERM sorting domain-containing protein — translation MTATKIAAFAGAALGLAAMASATVQPNTYEIRVSNVVSPGTPSATVEVWADWDSDLFYAFAAAEWSLRGDGTGDFSGPSSAFTDPGQDDGTPSGGDVLDIVTGQLQFPSGGIFADTSDPILIWSATWSTTDFTARTVDLATETARYNLYLDDTGLSSEVTATVLEGAGRIEVIPAPASLALLGLGGLAAARRRR, via the coding sequence ATGACCGCAACCAAGATCGCCGCTTTCGCGGGCGCTGCGCTGGGTCTGGCCGCCATGGCCAGCGCCACCGTTCAGCCCAACACGTATGAGATCCGCGTGAGCAACGTGGTCAGCCCCGGCACGCCTTCGGCAACCGTCGAAGTGTGGGCCGATTGGGACTCCGACCTGTTCTACGCGTTTGCTGCTGCCGAGTGGAGCCTCCGGGGCGACGGTACCGGCGACTTCTCCGGCCCGTCCTCGGCGTTCACCGATCCCGGTCAGGACGACGGCACCCCCTCGGGTGGCGATGTCCTGGACATCGTGACCGGCCAGCTCCAGTTCCCCTCGGGCGGCATCTTCGCCGACACGAGCGACCCGATCCTCATCTGGTCGGCCACCTGGAGCACGACGGACTTCACGGCCCGCACTGTTGACCTGGCCACCGAGACCGCTCGCTACAACCTGTATCTCGACGATACCGGCCTGAGCAGCGAAGTGACCGCCACGGTCCTCGAGGGTGCTGGCCGGATCGAGGTCATCCCGGCTCCGGCGTCGCTGGCCCTTCTGGGCTTGGGCGGCCTGGCCGCTGCTCGTCGCCGCCGCTAA
- a CDS encoding GC-type dockerin domain-anchored protein yields MDRIPNRFSARSALALALAAGACATATTSALADDCCRWELRIERTAILSDNFTVELYAHFPSDGFAFASGSLDILSDDIDWVSWDWCGVTDGPGISAGVPTATGDIEDIFLGQIHFPIAGIIADDDNPALVWCGEFEASGDGYRTLTTDSFGMTFYESADTAVSRTCSRVLESVRTVFVGPLVIDEWLASPFPGTIGRSTGDELVLRSDPAGPGGVGAAITAEGAAWAPDTRFEHHVDLGDLQPGAPVDLTWFPWWNCGDFVAESLSATMTRTSAAGEPPTVSLSLNFEEVGAPRVPLTLMLDGERIAAPILGSGQSFRLFDPCFELTWCYVLNSNDQLVLVLKCENPFEIEVGGERYRVDTVMMDPGIGSSGVDGLDRVEIRSREARSLTIGGQGFVDGSTKCRADCDGNGRLDIFDFLCFQNLFASGDLAADLDGDGRLSIFDFLEFQNQFAAGCD; encoded by the coding sequence ATGGACCGCATTCCAAACCGTTTCTCCGCCCGCAGCGCCCTGGCGCTCGCCCTCGCGGCGGGCGCGTGCGCCACGGCCACCACCAGCGCCCTGGCCGACGATTGCTGCCGCTGGGAGCTGCGCATCGAGCGCACGGCGATCCTGTCGGACAACTTCACCGTCGAGCTCTACGCCCACTTCCCCAGCGACGGGTTCGCGTTCGCCAGCGGGTCGCTCGACATCCTGTCGGACGACATCGACTGGGTCAGCTGGGACTGGTGCGGCGTCACCGACGGCCCGGGCATCTCCGCCGGCGTGCCCACGGCGACCGGCGACATCGAGGACATCTTCCTGGGCCAGATCCACTTCCCGATCGCCGGCATCATCGCCGACGACGACAACCCCGCGCTGGTCTGGTGCGGCGAGTTCGAGGCCAGCGGCGACGGCTACCGCACGCTCACGACCGATTCGTTCGGCATGACCTTCTACGAGTCGGCCGACACCGCCGTGAGCCGGACGTGCTCGCGCGTGCTCGAGAGCGTGCGCACCGTCTTCGTCGGCCCGCTGGTCATCGATGAGTGGCTCGCGTCGCCCTTCCCGGGCACCATCGGCCGCTCGACCGGCGACGAGCTGGTGCTGCGCAGCGACCCCGCCGGCCCGGGCGGCGTCGGCGCCGCCATCACCGCCGAGGGCGCCGCGTGGGCCCCCGACACGCGCTTCGAGCACCACGTCGACCTGGGCGACCTGCAGCCGGGCGCTCCGGTCGACCTGACCTGGTTCCCCTGGTGGAACTGCGGCGACTTCGTGGCCGAGAGCCTCTCGGCAACGATGACGCGCACGTCGGCCGCCGGCGAGCCGCCCACCGTGTCGCTGAGCCTGAACTTCGAGGAGGTGGGCGCGCCCCGCGTGCCGCTGACGCTCATGCTCGACGGCGAGCGCATCGCCGCGCCGATCCTCGGCTCGGGCCAGTCCTTCCGCCTGTTCGACCCCTGCTTCGAGCTGACCTGGTGCTACGTGCTGAACAGCAACGACCAGCTCGTCCTCGTGCTCAAGTGCGAGAACCCCTTCGAGATCGAGGTCGGCGGCGAGCGCTACCGCGTCGACACGGTCATGATGGACCCGGGCATCGGCAGCAGCGGCGTCGACGGCCTCGACCGCGTCGAGATCCGCTCGCGTGAAGCGCGGTCGCTGACCATCGGCGGCCAGGGCTTCGTCGACGGCAGCACGAAGTGCCGGGCCGACTGCGACGGCAACGGCCGGCTGGACATCTTCGACTTCCTGTGCTTCCAGAACTTGTTTGCGAGTGGTGATCTGGCCGCCGACCTGGACGGCGACGGCCGGCTGTCGATCTTCGACTTCCTGGAATTCCAGAACCAGTTCGCGGCCGGCTGCGACTGA